The segment TTCCATACAGTGGATTGCCAATTCTTTGGTATCGGTAGTATTTAGATAACGCGCCGGGATAATTTCATCGGTATTGATATTATTCCCGAACTTCCAGCATTTACCTTTCATTAAAAACCTCTTTCTCCATGGCTCCTTTTACTCCCGCTCCTTCGTTCTGTGAATGAGAAGAGGTAAAAAATATTTTTTTAGCATGTCCTGTTCTTCCCTGTTTTTTCAGATGCAGTCTGCTTTCCATTCTTTGGTAGGCCTGGTGTATAAATGCCTCTAAACGGGTTTCCTCGTTACTCTGTTCCTGACCATCAAAAGATAATTTCAGGCATGGTATGCCGTTGTGTTCTTTCTGAAATTTTTCCAGTATGCCATTTACAATTGTTCCCGGCATGCAGTGGAATGGTATAACGTTTATTATTCCATCATATCCCTCTTCGGCATATTCAACCGCCTTTCCCATGCTGAGAATCGGTTCTCCCTTGTATGAATCATCTAAATATGGTTTTGCTTTCCTGATGATTTCCTTTGTGGGCGGGTCTTTCAGGAAATGTTTTATTCTACCTTTGAATACGTTGGTGAGTCTCCGGGCATCGTGTTGCTGAACAATATCTGAGATAAATTCACCAAAAAAGCCCTTGTAATCCTTTTCGAAGAGGCAGGATTCCCTTCGGCAGTGCGCTATGTAATTGATCCATTCTGAGAACGGAGGAATAAACGCTTCTCCGCCCAGGCGTTCAATATTTCTGAGAAGAAAATTGGAGGCGAATTCGTTGTATCGGACATAGGTCTCTCCGATTATACCTATTAATGGCCTTGGTTTGCTTTTGTCAACTTTTATGTTTGCAAATGCCTCACGTGCACTTTTTGCAATTCCAACCAAATCTTCCTGGTTTTCGAGTGCTTTCTCCCCCTTTTTCATATACATTTCATAAGTTGCGTCCGTTTCCCCTTTTTGTAATTCATAGGGTCTTGTTTCTCTTTGCAGTTTTTGCAAGAGGTCCGTATACACAATGCCGTTCCAAGCTAATTTACGAAAACGGGTTCCCAGATTCCTGGTGTCTTCGTTGTAATTTTCTTCCTGATCCATGGTATAAAGAGGCACATGGGAGAATCCGATTTCATCCAGTACCATGCGATGGAATTTATGGTACTGACCAAACCTGCAGGGTCCGGATGCCGTAGCCATGAAAAAGGCGCTTGTTTCCGGATTAAAATCAGGGCTTAAAGCTTTCCGTACAATGTCTCCCGTTGTTACGATTGCAGGATAGCATTCTTTTCCTGAAGTAAACTTCCTTCCGATATCAATAGACTGCTTGTCTGCCATAGGCATGGCTTTCGCCATAACCCCATTTACCCGCATTGCAGCGGCAACCAGCCTGCCGTGATCACACATATACGGTATATAGAGGGTACGTTTTCTTCTTTCTGTAAGTGCACGGAATGGGATCTCTTTGCTGAGCTTTTTGCTGCCGGAGGGAGGTTTTACATTTTTCAAACTATCGATAAATGCCTCACAGCGGGTTATTGCTCCTACATCCGAACTGTGTTCGTCGATCTCTATAGTCAGGCATGGTTTACCTGCTAACTCCTTGGAAAAATACTTTGTGATAAATGAATCGGGACCGCATCCAAAATTCGTAATATAGAGAGGGTAGAGCCTCTTATCCTTCGCTATCAACCGGGCTGCTGCAAGAAATCTTTGTCCCGTCTTCCAGTACATATTCGGATAGTCACTGGCTATGGCCGCTATATCCAGCGTCAAGAAATCGAGAGGTATTGTTATAACTCCGAGGTCACGTAATTTTTCCGGAAGACCTAAATTCATTCCAGTATCGCATCCGTTATAGGAGCGGCTTATCAGCACGAATGCCTTTTCATCTTCTCCAAGCTTCTCAAGAATCTCTCTTCCTCTGTTTTCTAGGGTTTTCTGAAAGGTCTGTTGTGTTTCATGTGCTATCTGAATAGCCGTGTCAACGACTTTCCCTGTTCTTCCCAGATCTTTTGCGATTTGACGTAATGACTTGTTCAGATAATCATTCCCGTATTCAAAATGAATGACGGGAGACAAGACCTTAAAATTCTTTCCTTTAAAGTCGATGGCTGAATTAATAAGATAGGGAATGCATTGTACGTAAGGACATGCGTACGAGTGAACAAATGTTGGACTGGCATGTGTGAGATTCACGACGCTTGGCAAAAACAGGTAATCGATATCCCTGTCCATAATGTCTATGACATGTCCGTGTGCAACCTTAATAGGAAAACATGTTTCCGCTGTAATCACTTCTACTCCATTATACACAAGATCCTTGTTTGTATCACTGGAGGTGATAACTTCAAAACCCAATTCTGTGAAAAAAGCCTTCCATAAAGGATAGATATCGTAAAAGGTACATACTTGTGGTATGCCGATTTTTTTCCCGTTCGGATGGTCGGGTTTATTCTTCTTATACGTATTGAAGAGTGCTTCTTTTCTTTCACGAAAAAGCCTAGGCAGATGTTTGCCTTTTTTCAAAGACTTTTCATCATCAAATTTACCACAGCGGCTTCCATAGTGAAGCGGAGACTCCCCTTCTATGGTGACTTTTCTGATTTCACAGATATTTGAACAATCCTTGCAGACAAATGCAGATAATTCATATCGTTTATTGCGGAGGTCGAATCCCTTAAATCGTGATTTTTCCCATGTTCTTTCTTCCATTGCAATAATAGCAGAACCAATAGCGCCCATAATGTCATGGTGCGGAGGTACAATGATGTTTTTGCCTGTTACTTTTTCAAATGCTGCTTTCACACCACGGTTGGCAGCAACCCCTCCCTGAAAGAATATAGTATCTCCGATCTTTCTATCTTCAACAACCCTGTTAATAAAATTCAGTACTACGGAATAGCTAAGGCCAGCCAGTAAGTCTTCTTTTGACGTCCCCCGCTGTTGATGGTGGTTAAGGTCTGATTCCATAAAAACCGTACAGCGTTCTCCAAGATGAGAGGGGCAGCATGAGGAGAGCGCATGCTTGCTGAATTCTCCCTTAATGTCTGTGTTAAGCTTTTCAGCTTGTTCTTCTAAAAAAGAACCGGTTCCGGCTGCACAAACCTTATTCATGGCAAAGTCAACGATTGCGCCATTCTCCAGCCGTACAAATTTTGAGTCTTGTCCACCGATTTCAAAAATCGTGTCTACCTGTTTGTCTACACTGGCAGCAGCTGTAGCATGGGTTGTAATTTCATTCTTTACAATATCAGCACCAATAAAATCTCCGGTTAAATATCGTCCGGATCCAGTAGTACCCGCACCACAGACAATTACCTTGCCTCCTACCTCCAAGCCCACTTCATATAGCCCTTGTTTTACAGCCTCTAGCGGTCTTCCGGCGGTCATGAGATATCGCCTTGCCAGGACGTTTTTGTGTTTGTCGATAACTACAACGTTCGTACTAATCGATCCGACATCGATGCCGATGTACGCTTCAACCTTTTCATCCTCAGCAATACTCAGGGTTTCCACGGTTATTTTATAATTGTCAGACTTGAGCGGTTTCAGATTCGATGGTTTGGCACTACGGTTTCTCAGATAGTCTTCGACCTCTTTGAATCCGCGGAAAGGAGAATGAATGCCTTTGTCTATAAGGGTAAATACGGTACCGATTGCACCCATTACTTTGAAATATTTTGGAATAATGAGTTCGTCTGGCTTAAGTTCCAGGATGTCTTCGAAGGCTTTGATCATGCCGGCGTTTGCTGCAACACCGCCCTGGAAAACAATAGGTTTAAAGAATTCTTTTCCCTTCCCGATATTGCTTCTGAAATTCCTGGCCATGGCATAACACAGGCCGGCTACAATGTCTTGCACCGGTGTGCCTTCCTGCTGCAAATGAATCATGTCCGTCTTCGCAAACACGCTGCAGCGCCCGGCTATCCGGGGAGGATTTTTCGATTTTACTGCCAGCTCTCCGAACTCTTTTTCAATAGCAATATCAAGCCTTGCCGCCTGCTGGTCCAGGAATGAACCTGTGCCTGCGGCACACATAGTGTTCATCGAGAAGTCTGAGACTTTTGTCTGTTGTGTTGCAGCATCATGCTCAATAAGCATGAGCTTTGAGTCTTCTCCGCCGATTTCAATAATGGTGCGTGCATCGGGATGCAGGGTTGTGGTTGCCTTGCTATGCGCTACCACCTCATTAATGAATGCAATATTCAGTAATTCAGATATGAGTTTACCGCCAGACCCCGTAACGGCGATGCCATCGATATCGTCAATGTGGATTCTGTTAAATATGTCTCTTAATACCAGAATGAATGTTTCTACCGGTTGGCCATGTGACCGGACATAGTGGTCTTCGATAATTTCTTTTTTTTCATTAATTAATACTGCTTTTACACTAACCGAGCCAATATCCAAACCAATATATTTTTTTTGGGACATAATTTTACTCACTCTCTTGATTTATTCGATATCAGACTATTCCGAAAATGCTTTCTCAACCACCTCATCTGGTGGTGTAATAACCCCCGTAATAGCAGATGCAGCCGCCACAGCAGGGCCGCAAAGATATATTTCACTCCTGGGGTGCCCCATACGGCCAACGAAGTTACGATTGGTCGTTGATAACGCACGCTCTCCTTCGGCCAGGATTCCCATGTGCCCTCCTAAACAAGGACCGCAGGTGGGGGTTGAAACTACAGCCTCTGCTTCAATAAACGTCTCGACCAGACCCTCTCTTAATGCCTGCATATAAATATCCTGTGTTGCTGGTATAATAATAAGGCGGATAGAGGGATGGACTTTCCTTCCCTTGAGAATTCTGGCGGTTGTCCGAAGATCAGAAATTCTTCCGTTGGTGCAGGAGCCAACAACGATCTGATCGATCTTTATACCAGCTACGCTCTCTACATCTCTTGAGTTTTCAGGTAAGCTGGGGAGTGCAACCTGGGGGGAAATTCCGCTGGCATTAAATTCATATGTTTTGGTGTAATTACAGTCGGGATCACTTTGGTATAGTGCATACTTTTTTTCTCCCCTGCCCTTCATGTATTCTTCTGTAATTTTATCGGGAGCAATAATTCCGCTTTTTGCCCCTGCCTCAATCGCCATATTACATATACTGAAGCGATCATCCATAGGTAACCGGGTAATTGCCTCTCCGGCAAACTCCATTGCCTTATACAAGGCACCATCTACTCCTATTTTCCCGATTGTATAGAGGATTAAGTCTTTACCTGATGTCCAGTTTTTTACCGTTCCATGAAAGATGAATTTAATTGATTCCGGTACCCTTAACCATACCTTGCCCGTTGCAAAACAAGCAGCAAGGTCTGTGCTTCCTACGCCTGTAGAAAACGCTCCCAGGGCGCCGTAGGTACAGGTATGAGAATCAGCGCCTATGACAAGGTCCCCGGCAACGACAATTCCTTTTTCCGGAAGTAAAGCATGTTCTATTCCCATCCGTCCGATTTCAAAATAATATTTCAGGTGATGTTTTTCTGCAAAGACGCGAAGGGTTTTTGATTGCTGGGCTGATTTAATATCTTTATTTGGCGTGAAGTGATCAGGAACCAGGACAATCTTTTCCGGATCAAAGACCTTTTCAATTCCTGCCTTTTCGAATTCTTCAATGGCTATAGGGGCAGTTATATCATTTCCCAGGCATATATCTACGTTTGCATAAACAAATTGCCCGGGATGGACAATTTTAACATCCGTGTGTGCAGCAATAATTTTCTCTGTGATTGTCATTCCCATTGATTATTTTTATCTTCCTGTATCCATCTCTGATTTTGTGCAATTTTGCATCTATCAGATATTTCGCATTCCTTGAACGTAATGTTAGTTTTCTGAGAATCGTGTTTTATGCCATGGCTTTAAGAATAACGGGTCATGGAGATATTTTTTATGGCATTTTGTGCATAAATCAAAGCGAAAGCTTCTGTACTCATCATCTTTTAATTTATCAGAGGGATTCCCTCTGTCATCGAATTCTTCAATTTCTTCTTCTACCTCAATTTCCTCATTAATATCATCATCCATAGCGTCATATGCGGAATAAACCTCGATTTTTACAACGTAACGGATATCGCCTTCTGCCAGAAGCGGTTTTCCACACATATCGCAAGTATAATGCACCATTAACATTCCTCCGAATAATTTGTTTACCGTAAAAAAATCATATTTCTGGTACTCTATTAAAAATGTAGCAAAACCACAGAGACTACGGAGATCAATCTTTCGCACGGAAAAATAAAATCAATTAGGTAGGAAATTTTCCAAAACGAAATTTTATAAAGTAATCCTGTAAAACTGGATACAATAATAGTTATGTAAGGAGTTCCTGGGAGTTTAGGATTAGTTTTTGGATGAACGCTATTTTGTACCCGTCCCGGAGGCATTCTGACTAGTGGAACACGCAACAATGAGTTCATTTCTGTCAAGTCATTTCCCTG is part of the Candidatus Jettenia sp. AMX2 genome and harbors:
- a CDS encoding acyl-CoA dehydratase activase; translated protein: MSQKKYIGLDIGSVSVKAVLINEKKEIIEDHYVRSHGQPVETFILVLRDIFNRIHIDDIDGIAVTGSGGKLISELLNIAFINEVVAHSKATTTLHPDARTIIEIGGEDSKLMLIEHDAATQQTKVSDFSMNTMCAAGTGSFLDQQAARLDIAIEKEFGELAVKSKNPPRIAGRCSVFAKTDMIHLQQEGTPVQDIVAGLCYAMARNFRSNIGKGKEFFKPIVFQGGVAANAGMIKAFEDILELKPDELIIPKYFKVMGAIGTVFTLIDKGIHSPFRGFKEVEDYLRNRSAKPSNLKPLKSDNYKITVETLSIAEDEKVEAYIGIDVGSISTNVVVIDKHKNVLARRYLMTAGRPLEAVKQGLYEVGLEVGGKVIVCGAGTTGSGRYLTGDFIGADIVKNEITTHATAAASVDKQVDTIFEIGGQDSKFVRLENGAIVDFAMNKVCAAGTGSFLEEQAEKLNTDIKGEFSKHALSSCCPSHLGERCTVFMESDLNHHQQRGTSKEDLLAGLSYSVVLNFINRVVEDRKIGDTIFFQGGVAANRGVKAAFEKVTGKNIIVPPHHDIMGAIGSAIIAMEERTWEKSRFKGFDLRNKRYELSAFVCKDCSNICEIRKVTIEGESPLHYGSRCGKFDDEKSLKKGKHLPRLFRERKEALFNTYKKNKPDHPNGKKIGIPQVCTFYDIYPLWKAFFTELGFEVITSSDTNKDLVYNGVEVITAETCFPIKVAHGHVIDIMDRDIDYLFLPSVVNLTHASPTFVHSYACPYVQCIPYLINSAIDFKGKNFKVLSPVIHFEYGNDYLNKSLRQIAKDLGRTGKVVDTAIQIAHETQQTFQKTLENRGREILEKLGEDEKAFVLISRSYNGCDTGMNLGLPEKLRDLGVITIPLDFLTLDIAAIASDYPNMYWKTGQRFLAAARLIAKDKRLYPLYITNFGCGPDSFITKYFSKELAGKPCLTIEIDEHSSDVGAITRCEAFIDSLKNVKPPSGSKKLSKEIPFRALTERRKRTLYIPYMCDHGRLVAAAMRVNGVMAKAMPMADKQSIDIGRKFTSGKECYPAIVTTGDIVRKALSPDFNPETSAFFMATASGPCRFGQYHKFHRMVLDEIGFSHVPLYTMDQEENYNEDTRNLGTRFRKLAWNGIVYTDLLQKLQRETRPYELQKGETDATYEMYMKKGEKALENQEDLVGIAKSAREAFANIKVDKSKPRPLIGIIGETYVRYNEFASNFLLRNIERLGGEAFIPPFSEWINYIAHCRRESCLFEKDYKGFFGEFISDIVQQHDARRLTNVFKGRIKHFLKDPPTKEIIRKAKPYLDDSYKGEPILSMGKAVEYAEEGYDGIINVIPFHCMPGTIVNGILEKFQKEHNGIPCLKLSFDGQEQSNEETRLEAFIHQAYQRMESRLHLKKQGRTGHAKKIFFTSSHSQNEGAGVKGAMEKEVFNER
- the leuC gene encoding 3-isopropylmalate dehydratase large subunit; this encodes MGMTITEKIIAAHTDVKIVHPGQFVYANVDICLGNDITAPIAIEEFEKAGIEKVFDPEKIVLVPDHFTPNKDIKSAQQSKTLRVFAEKHHLKYYFEIGRMGIEHALLPEKGIVVAGDLVIGADSHTCTYGALGAFSTGVGSTDLAACFATGKVWLRVPESIKFIFHGTVKNWTSGKDLILYTIGKIGVDGALYKAMEFAGEAITRLPMDDRFSICNMAIEAGAKSGIIAPDKITEEYMKGRGEKKYALYQSDPDCNYTKTYEFNASGISPQVALPSLPENSRDVESVAGIKIDQIVVGSCTNGRISDLRTTARILKGRKVHPSIRLIIIPATQDIYMQALREGLVETFIEAEAVVSTPTCGPCLGGHMGILAEGERALSTTNRNFVGRMGHPRSEIYLCGPAVAAASAITGVITPPDEVVEKAFSE